The Anaerolineae bacterium nucleotide sequence GCGCAGGCCGGTGCGCACATAGGTGGTGGAGTAGCGCGCCGGCCAGGGGGTGGGGCCGACCTGCCAGACATCCATGGTTTCAAAGGAGCCGTTCTGGATGATATCGGCGCAGGCCGTGCCGCTGAAGTCCACCGTAGTGGTGCTGCCGTCGGCGACCGCGGCCGGCTTGATGGGTTCAGCGAACTGGCAGACGCCTTCCAGGTAGAAGAGCTGGACCGTGTAATCCCCCGGAGGGAGGATGAAATCGGTGAAGTAGACGCCGGCGGCGTTGGTGGTGCCCGTCCAGATAATGCTGGTGGAGGGCAGAGGGCCGGCGACGGAGACCACCGTTCCGCTCACCGGACTGCCCTCGCAGGAAACCGTGCCCTGGATTGCGCCGTAGATGGTGACAGCAGAGACCGTGGGAACCAGGCTGAAGAGCAGTAGCAGGGATAGAATGAGGGCAATGGAGCGCTTGCTGATATTGCTCTTGGGATCGGACATCCGCGTTTCCTCCTGATGGAAGGAGCCTTGGGCGAAGCCGGCGGGCATTTTCCCCATGCATATTGCGGAAATGCCCTACTGTTATTATACCACAGAATGGATGATGTGCAATCATGAACGCGGAGGGGGCCGACGAACATTAATATTAGAGTTGATTCTCTGGGCGGAATGGGGTATGCTTGCAGGCAAGAATTGCGGGGAAGGGGTGAAAATGCGCAAGACCATTCTGGTGGTAGATGACGAGGC carries:
- a CDS encoding carboxypeptidase regulatory-like domain-containing protein, encoding MSDPKSNISKRSIALILSLLLLFSLVPTVSAVTIYGAIQGTVSCEGSPVSGTVVSVAGPLPSTSIIWTGTTNAAGVYFTDFILPPGDYTVQLFYLEGVCQFAEPIKPAAVADGSTTTVDFSGTACADIIQNGSFETMDVWQVGPTPWPARYSTTYVRTGLRSMRSGIEPSETDRVTESSFFQRITVPADAASVTLTFWY